A genomic region of Thunnus albacares chromosome 2, fThuAlb1.1, whole genome shotgun sequence contains the following coding sequences:
- the mapkapk5 gene encoding MAP kinase-activated protein kinase 5, with product MSEDNNADKFIKETSILDEYNINWTQKLGAGISGPVRVCVKKSTQERLALKILIDRPKARNEVRLHMMCANHPNIVQILEVYANSVQFPHESSPRARLLIVMEMMEGGELFHRISQHRHFTEKMASQVTMQISQALEHCHSLNIAHRDLKPENLLFKDNSLDAPVKLCDFGFAKIDQGDLMTPQFTPYYVAPQVLEAQRRHQKEKSGIIPTSPTPYTYNKSCDLWSLGVIIYVMLCGYPPFYSKHHSRTIPKDMRKKIMTGSFDFPEDEWSQISEMAKDIVRKLLKVKPEERLTIEGVLAHPWLNCTEALDNVLPSAQMMMDKAVVAGIQQAHAEQLANMRIQDLNVSLKPLNSVNNPILRKRKLLGPKPSDSFFIHDPENGGEDSNVALEKLRDVIAQCILPQAGENEDEKLNVVMYEAWRFNRDCKLLRDGLQGLSWDGRAFSDKVDRLKLAEIVKQAIEEKTNLQESH from the exons ATGTCGGAGGATAACAACGCAGACAAATTCATCAAG GAGACATCCATTCTAGACGAGTACAACATAAACTGGACTCAGAAGCTGGGAGCCGGCATCAGTGGACCTGTCag AGTTTGTGTGAAGAAGTCAACTCAGGAACGCCTGGCACTGAAGATCCTCATCGATCGCCCCAAGGCTAGAAATGAG GTGCGACTCCATATGATGTGTGCCAACCACCCAAACATAGTGCAAATCCTGGAGGTTTACGCCAACAGTGTCCAGTTCCCGCATGAGTCCAGCCCGAG AGCAAGGCTCCTGATCGTCATGGAGATGATGGAGGGTGGCGAGCTGTTCCACAGAATCAGTCAGCACAGGCACTTTACTGAAAAGATGGCCAGCCAGGTCACTATGCAG ATCAGTCAAGCCTTGGAACATTGTCACTCCCTAAATATTGCACATCGTGACCTGAAGCCAGAGAACCTGCTCTTCAAGGATAACTCTCTG GATGCTCCTGTGAAGCTGTGTGACTTTGGCTTTGCCAAAATTGATCAAGGAGACTTGATGACCCCTCAGTTCACTCCCTATTACGTAGCACCTcag GTACTTGAGGCTCAAAGAAGACACCAGAAGGAAAAGTCTGGAATTATACCTACCTCACCCACTCCTTATACCTATAACAAG AGCTGTGACTTGTGGTCTCTTGGTGTGATCATCTATGTAATGCTGTGCGGCTATCCTCCGTTCTACTCAAAGCACCACAGTCGCACCATCCCAAAGGACATGAGAAAGAAGATCATGACGGGCAGTTTTGACTTCCCTGAAGATGAGTGGAGTCAGATCTCTGAGATGGCGAAGGACATTGTACGCAA GCTGCTTAAAGTGAAGCCAGAGGAGAGGCTGACTATAGAGGGAGTCTTGGCTCACCCTTGGCTCAACTGCACCGAGGCCCTTGACAACGTCCTGCCCTCCGCACAGATGATGATGGACAAG GCCGTAGTCGCAGGTATCCAGCAGGCCCATGCGGAGCAGTTGGCCAACATGAGGATTCAGGATCTGAATGTCAGCCTGAAGCCCCTAAACTCTGTCAACAACCCAATCCTCAGGAAGCGGAAACTACTCGG CCCCAAGCCCAGTGACAGTTTCTTCATTCACGACCCAGAGAACGGAGGGGAGGACTCCAACGTAGCGCTGGAAAAATTACGAGATGTCATTGCACAGTGTATATTACCACAAGCAG GAGAGAACGAGGATGAGAAGCTGAATGTGGTGATGTACGAAGCCTGGAGGTTCAACAGGGACTGTAAACTGCTGAGAGACGGCCTGCAGGGGCTCAGCTGGGACG GAAGAGCCTTCTCTGATAAAGTTGACCGCTTGAAGTTGGCTGAAATAGTGAAACAGGCCATCGAAGAGAAGACGAATCTCCAAGAATCTCATTAG